The proteins below are encoded in one region of Pseudomonas putida S13.1.2:
- the rraA gene encoding ribonuclease E activity regulator RraA, translating to MQHYVTPDLCDAYPDLVQVLEPMFSNFGGRDSFGGQIVTIKCFEDNSLVKEQIELDGKGKVLVVDGGGSLRRALLGDMLAEKAAKNGWEGLVIYGCVRDVDVLIQTDVGVQALASHPMKTDKRGIGDLNVVVTFAGVTFRPGEYVYADNNGVLVSPSPLKMPE from the coding sequence ATGCAGCATTACGTAACGCCCGACCTGTGTGACGCCTACCCGGACCTGGTGCAGGTACTGGAACCGATGTTCAGCAATTTTGGCGGCCGTGATTCGTTCGGCGGTCAGATCGTCACCATCAAGTGCTTCGAGGACAACTCGCTGGTCAAGGAGCAGATAGAGCTCGACGGCAAGGGCAAGGTGCTGGTGGTCGATGGTGGTGGCTCGCTGCGCCGGGCGCTGCTCGGCGACATGCTGGCCGAAAAGGCCGCCAAAAACGGTTGGGAAGGCCTGGTGATCTACGGCTGCGTGCGTGACGTGGATGTATTGATCCAGACCGACGTCGGCGTACAGGCCCTGGCCAGCCACCCGATGAAAACCGACAAGCGCGGTATCGGCGACCTCAACGTTGTGGTGACCTTTGCCGGGGTAACCTTCCGCCCGGGCGAGTATGTGTATGCCGACAACAATGGCGTGCTGGTCTCGCCAAGCCCGCTGAAAATGCCGGAGTGA
- the ppsA gene encoding phosphoenolpyruvate synthase, whose product MVEYVVSLDKLGVHDVEHVGGKNASLGEMISNLAGAGVSVPGGFATTAQAYRDFLEQSGLNDKIHAALDALDVDDINALTKTGAQIRQWVMEAEFPARLDSEIRTAFAEMAAGNDNMAVAVRSSATAEDLPDASFAGQQETFLNIRGVDNVIRAAKEVFASLFNDRAIAYRVHQGFDHKLVALSAGVQRMVRSETGTAGVMFTLDTESGFRDVVFITGAYGLGETVVQGAVNPDEFYVHKHTLQAGRPAILRRNLGSKAIKMVYGEEAKAGRSVKTVEVDRAERARFCLTDAEVSELAKQAMIIEQHYQRPMDIEWAKDGDDGKLYIVQARPETVKSRSSANVMERYLLKEKGTVLVEGRAIGQRIGAGKVRVINDVSEMDKVQPGDVLVSDMTDPDWEPVMKRASAIVTNRGGRTCHAAIIARELGIPAVVGCGNATQVLKDGQGVTVSCAEGDTGFIFEGELGFDIKQNSVDAMPELPFKIMMNVGNPDRAFDFAQLPNAGVGLARLEFIINRMIGVHPKALLNYAGLPPELKESVDKRIAGYNDPVGFYVEKLVEGISTLAAAFYPKKVIVRLSDFKSNEYANLIGGKLYEPEEENPMLGFRGASRYISESFRDCFELECRALKRVRNEMGLTNVEIMVPFVRTLGEASQVVDLLAENGLARGDNGLRVIMMCELPSNAILAEEFLEYFDGFSIGSNDLTQLTLGLDRDSGIIAHLFDERNPAVKKLLANAIAACNKAGKYIGICGQGPSDHPDLAKWLMEQGIESVSLNPDSVLETWFFLAEGQGAA is encoded by the coding sequence TTGGTAGAGTACGTAGTTTCCCTCGATAAGCTCGGCGTCCATGATGTAGAGCATGTGGGGGGCAAGAACGCATCCCTGGGCGAGATGATCAGCAACCTTGCCGGTGCTGGTGTATCGGTGCCGGGCGGCTTTGCCACTACGGCGCAGGCGTACCGCGATTTTCTCGAACAGAGTGGCCTGAACGACAAGATTCACGCCGCGCTCGACGCGCTCGACGTGGATGACATCAACGCCCTGACCAAGACCGGCGCGCAGATTCGCCAGTGGGTCATGGAAGCCGAATTCCCGGCACGTCTGGATTCGGAAATCCGAACCGCCTTCGCCGAAATGGCTGCCGGCAACGACAACATGGCCGTTGCCGTGCGTTCCTCGGCCACGGCCGAAGACCTGCCAGATGCCTCGTTCGCCGGCCAGCAGGAAACCTTCCTCAACATCCGCGGCGTCGATAACGTGATCCGCGCGGCCAAGGAAGTGTTTGCTTCGTTGTTCAACGACCGCGCCATCGCCTACCGCGTGCACCAGGGCTTCGACCACAAGCTGGTCGCCCTGTCTGCCGGCGTGCAGCGCATGGTCCGTTCCGAAACCGGCACCGCCGGCGTCATGTTCACCCTGGACACCGAATCGGGCTTCCGCGACGTGGTGTTCATCACGGGTGCCTATGGCCTGGGCGAAACCGTGGTGCAGGGTGCGGTCAACCCTGACGAATTCTACGTGCACAAGCACACCCTGCAGGCCGGCCGCCCGGCCATCCTGCGCCGCAACCTGGGCAGCAAGGCGATCAAGATGGTCTATGGCGAAGAAGCCAAGGCCGGCCGTTCGGTCAAGACCGTCGAAGTCGACCGCGCCGAACGCGCACGTTTCTGCCTGACCGATGCCGAGGTCAGCGAGCTGGCCAAGCAGGCCATGATCATCGAGCAGCACTACCAGCGCCCGATGGACATCGAGTGGGCCAAGGACGGTGACGACGGCAAGCTGTACATCGTGCAGGCACGCCCGGAAACGGTAAAAAGCCGCTCCAGCGCCAATGTCATGGAACGCTACCTGTTGAAAGAAAAGGGCACCGTGCTGGTCGAAGGCCGTGCCATCGGCCAGCGCATCGGCGCCGGCAAGGTCCGCGTGATCAACGACGTTTCGGAAATGGACAAGGTCCAGCCGGGCGACGTGCTGGTCTCCGACATGACCGACCCGGACTGGGAACCGGTGATGAAGCGCGCCAGTGCCATCGTTACCAACCGCGGTGGCCGTACCTGCCACGCGGCGATCATCGCCCGTGAGCTGGGTATTCCGGCCGTGGTCGGTTGCGGCAACGCCACCCAGGTGCTCAAAGATGGCCAGGGTGTGACGGTGTCCTGCGCCGAAGGCGACACCGGCTTCATCTTCGAAGGCGAGCTGGGCTTCGACATCAAGCAGAACTCGGTCGATGCCATGCCGGAGCTGCCGTTCAAGATCATGATGAACGTCGGCAACCCGGACCGTGCCTTCGACTTTGCCCAGCTGCCCAACGCCGGTGTTGGCCTGGCGCGCCTGGAATTCATCATCAACCGCATGATCGGTGTGCACCCCAAGGCGCTGCTCAACTACGCAGGCCTGCCGCCGGAGCTCAAGGAAAGCGTCGACAAGCGCATTGCCGGCTACAACGACCCGGTCGGCTTCTATGTCGAGAAGCTGGTCGAAGGCATCAGCACCCTGGCTGCGGCCTTCTACCCGAAAAAGGTCATCGTGCGCCTGTCGGACTTCAAGTCCAACGAGTACGCCAACCTGATCGGCGGCAAGCTGTACGAGCCAGAAGAAGAAAACCCGATGCTGGGCTTCCGCGGTGCTTCGCGTTACATCAGCGAATCGTTCCGTGACTGCTTCGAGCTCGAGTGCCGTGCACTGAAGCGTGTGCGCAACGAGATGGGCCTGACCAACGTCGAGATCATGGTGCCGTTCGTGCGTACCCTGGGCGAAGCCAGCCAGGTGGTCGACCTGCTCGCCGAAAACGGCCTGGCCCGCGGCGACAACGGCCTGCGCGTGATCATGATGTGCGAACTGCCGTCCAACGCCATTCTGGCTGAAGAGTTCCTTGAGTACTTCGACGGCTTCTCGATCGGCTCCAACGACCTGACCCAGCTGACCCTGGGCCTGGACCGTGACTCGGGCATCATCGCCCACCTGTTCGACGAGCGTAACCCTGCGGTGAAGAAGCTGCTGGCCAACGCCATTGCCGCGTGCAACAAGGCAGGCAAGTACATCGGTATCTGCGGTCAGGGCCCATCGGACCACCCAGACCTGGCCAAGTGGCTGATGGAGCAGGGCATCGAAAGCGTGTCGCTGAACCCGGACTCGGTGCTCGAGACCTGGTTCTTCCTGGCCGAGGGCCAGGGCGCGGCCTGA
- a CDS encoding mechanosensitive ion channel family protein, protein MELDLWTQSLVTAMTALWTKVANFIPNLFGALVVVLLGFVVAKLLDTLLSKLLAKLGLDRLMAGTGLTKMLGRVGIQVPISTLIGKIVYWFVLLIFLVSAAESLGLERVSATLDMLALYLPKVFGAALVLLVGVLLAQVANGLVRGAAEGIGLEYSAGLGRITQGLVIIISISVAISQLEVKTDLLNHVIVIGLITVGLAVALAMGLGSREIAGQILAGIYVRELYQVGQQVRIGEVEGHIEEIGTVKTTLLTDDGELVSLSNRELLEQRVNSR, encoded by the coding sequence ATGGAACTCGATCTCTGGACCCAGAGCCTGGTCACCGCGATGACCGCCCTTTGGACCAAGGTAGCGAACTTCATCCCCAACCTGTTCGGCGCGCTGGTCGTGGTGCTGCTCGGTTTCGTGGTGGCCAAGCTGCTCGACACGCTGCTGTCCAAGCTGCTGGCCAAGCTTGGCCTGGACCGCCTGATGGCGGGCACCGGCCTTACCAAGATGCTCGGCCGGGTTGGCATCCAGGTGCCGATCTCGACCCTGATCGGCAAGATCGTCTACTGGTTCGTGCTGCTCATCTTCCTCGTCTCGGCCGCTGAGTCGCTGGGCCTGGAGCGGGTTTCGGCCACCCTCGACATGCTCGCCCTGTACCTGCCAAAAGTATTCGGTGCGGCCTTGGTATTGCTGGTCGGCGTGCTGCTGGCACAGGTGGCCAACGGCCTGGTGCGCGGCGCCGCCGAAGGCATCGGCCTGGAGTATTCGGCGGGCCTTGGGCGAATCACCCAGGGCCTGGTGATCATCATCAGCATCTCGGTCGCCATCAGCCAGCTGGAGGTGAAAACCGACCTGCTGAACCACGTGATCGTCATCGGGCTGATTACCGTTGGTCTGGCTGTAGCCTTGGCCATGGGCCTTGGCAGCCGTGAAATTGCCGGGCAGATCCTGGCCGGGATTTACGTGCGCGAGCTCTACCAGGTCGGCCAGCAGGTGCGAATTGGAGAGGTCGAAGGGCATATCGAGGAAATTGGCACGGTCAAGACAACGCTGCTGACCGATGATGGCGAACTGGTGTCGCTGTCCAATCGCGAGTTGCTTGAGCAGCGCGTCAATAGCCGCTAA
- the sigX gene encoding RNA polymerase sigma factor SigX translates to MRYDPRELTDEELVARSHEELYHVTRAYEELMRRYQRTLFNVCARYLGNDRDADDVCQEVMLKVLYGLKNFEGKSKFKTWLYSITYNECITQYRKERRKRRLMDALSLDPIEEASEDKAPKPEEKGGLDKWLVHVNPIDREILVLRFVAELEFQEIADIMHMGLSATKMRYKRALDKLREKFAGLDET, encoded by the coding sequence ATGCGTTATGACCCCCGCGAGCTCACCGATGAAGAGTTGGTGGCGCGTTCGCATGAGGAGCTGTACCACGTTACCCGCGCCTATGAGGAGCTCATGCGGCGCTACCAGCGGACCCTGTTCAACGTCTGTGCGCGTTATTTGGGGAACGACCGTGACGCGGACGATGTCTGTCAGGAAGTGATGCTCAAGGTGCTGTACGGGCTGAAGAACTTCGAGGGTAAATCCAAGTTCAAGACCTGGCTCTACAGCATCACCTACAACGAGTGCATTACCCAGTACCGCAAGGAGCGCCGTAAACGCCGGTTGATGGATGCCTTGAGTCTGGACCCTATCGAAGAGGCGTCCGAAGACAAGGCCCCGAAGCCGGAAGAAAAAGGCGGGCTGGACAAGTGGCTGGTGCATGTGAACCCGATTGACCGGGAAATTCTGGTGCTGCGTTTTGTTGCAGAGCTGGAATTTCAGGAGATTGCAGACATCATGCACATGGGCTTGAGCGCGACGAAAATGCGTTACAAACGTGCGCTAGACAAGCTTCGTGAGAAATTTGCCGGCCTTGATGAAACTTAG
- a CDS encoding zinc transporter ZntB has protein sequence MFEEDNAQWGLVHALVLDGKGGARSIARTELDDLQLQPEQSLWLHWDRSHPQTRTWLLRDSGLSEFACELLLEENTRPRLLPMADEQLLLFLRGVNLNPGAEPEDMVSVRIFAQAQRVISLRLRPLRASDEILQLLEQGRGPKSASELLLLMGELLTEKVQGLVSDLSELVDLEEEKVEADERYTPENGSLQQIRRRAAGLRRFLAPQREIYAQLSRSKWSWFADADADYWNELNNSLIRYLEELELTRERAALVLESEDRRRSERMNRTMYRFGIITCIFLPMSFVTGLLGINVGGIPGAENPYGFLFACIVVLGLAVGQWWMFRRLRWV, from the coding sequence ATGTTCGAGGAAGACAACGCGCAGTGGGGGCTGGTGCATGCCCTGGTGCTCGATGGTAAAGGCGGCGCGCGCTCGATTGCCCGTACCGAACTGGACGACTTGCAGCTGCAACCGGAGCAGAGCCTGTGGCTGCACTGGGACCGCAGCCATCCACAAACCCGCACCTGGCTGCTGCGTGACAGCGGCCTGAGCGAGTTCGCCTGCGAGCTGCTGCTGGAAGAAAACACTCGGCCGCGCCTGCTGCCCATGGCTGACGAACAGCTGTTGCTGTTTTTGCGTGGGGTCAACCTCAACCCGGGCGCAGAGCCCGAAGACATGGTCTCGGTGCGCATTTTCGCCCAGGCGCAGCGGGTCATATCGCTGCGCTTGCGGCCGCTGCGCGCCAGTGACGAAATTCTTCAGTTGCTGGAGCAGGGCAGGGGGCCGAAGTCGGCTTCCGAACTGTTGCTGCTGATGGGCGAGCTGCTGACCGAAAAGGTCCAGGGCCTGGTCAGCGACCTGTCCGAACTGGTCGACCTGGAAGAAGAAAAGGTCGAAGCCGACGAACGGTACACCCCGGAGAACGGCAGCCTGCAGCAGATCCGCCGCCGTGCTGCCGGCCTGAGGCGTTTCCTGGCCCCGCAGCGGGAGATCTACGCCCAGCTGTCGCGCAGCAAGTGGAGCTGGTTTGCCGATGCCGATGCCGATTACTGGAACGAGCTGAACAACAGCCTGATCCGCTACCTCGAAGAGCTGGAACTGACCCGCGAGCGTGCCGCGCTGGTGCTGGAAAGCGAAGACCGCCGGCGTAGCGAGCGGATGAACCGCACCATGTACCGCTTTGGCATCATCACCTGCATCTTCCTGCCCATGAGTTTCGTTACCGGGCTGCTGGGCATCAATGTCGGCGGTATCCCGGGGGCAGAAAACCCCTACGGCTTCCTGTTTGCCTGCATCGTCGTGCTGGGGCTGGCGGTGGGGCAGTGGTGGATGTTCCGGCGGTTGCGATGGGTCTAG
- a CDS encoding OmpA family protein: protein MKLKNTLGLAIGSLVAATSIGAMAQGTGAVEVEGFYKKEFFDSQRDFKNDGNLFGGSIGYFLTDDVELRLGYDEVHNARGEDGKNIKGSNTALDAVYHFNNPYDAIRPYVSAGFSHQSLGQTGRGGRDHSTFANVGAGAKWYITDMFYARAGVEAQYNIDQGDTEWAPSVGVGLNFGGSPKQAEVAPAPVAEVCSDSDNDGVCDNVDKCPDTPANVTVDADGCPAVAEVVRVELDVKFDFDKSVVKPNSYGDIKNLADFMKQYPQTTTVVEGHTDSVGPDAYNQKLSERRANAVKQVLTQQYGVESTRVDSVGYGETRPVADNATEEGRAVNRRVEAQVEAQSK, encoded by the coding sequence ATGAAATTGAAAAACACCTTGGGCTTGGCCATTGGTTCGCTCGTAGCCGCTACCTCGATTGGCGCTATGGCACAAGGCACAGGCGCTGTGGAAGTCGAAGGCTTCTACAAGAAAGAGTTCTTCGACAGCCAGCGTGACTTCAAGAACGACGGCAACCTGTTCGGCGGCTCGATCGGTTACTTCCTGACCGACGACGTTGAACTGCGCCTGGGTTACGACGAAGTTCACAACGCTCGTGGCGAAGACGGCAAGAACATCAAGGGCTCGAACACCGCCCTGGACGCCGTTTACCACTTCAACAACCCGTATGACGCCATCCGTCCGTACGTTTCCGCTGGTTTCTCGCACCAGTCGCTGGGCCAGACCGGCCGTGGCGGTCGTGACCACTCCACCTTCGCCAACGTTGGCGCTGGCGCCAAGTGGTACATCACCGACATGTTCTATGCCCGTGCCGGCGTAGAAGCTCAGTACAACATCGACCAGGGCGACACCGAGTGGGCCCCAAGCGTTGGTGTTGGCCTGAACTTCGGCGGTAGCCCGAAGCAAGCCGAAGTCGCTCCGGCTCCAGTTGCTGAAGTCTGCTCCGACTCCGACAACGACGGCGTTTGCGACAACGTCGACAAGTGCCCAGACACCCCGGCCAACGTTACCGTTGACGCCGACGGCTGCCCGGCTGTTGCCGAAGTCGTTCGTGTTGAGCTGGACGTCAAGTTCGACTTCGACAAGTCGGTCGTCAAGCCAAACAGCTACGGCGACATCAAGAACCTGGCTGACTTCATGAAGCAGTACCCACAAACCACCACCGTGGTTGAAGGTCACACTGACTCCGTGGGTCCAGACGCTTACAACCAGAAGCTGTCCGAGCGTCGTGCCAACGCTGTCAAGCAAGTCCTGACCCAGCAGTACGGCGTAGAATCTACCCGTGTTGACTCGGTAGGCTACGGCGAAACCCGTCCGGTTGCTGACAACGCCACCGAAGAAGGCCGTGCTGTCAACCGTCGCGTTGAAGCTCAGGTAGAAGCTCAGTCCAAGTAA
- a CDS encoding alpha/beta fold hydrolase, with product MQSSSTLFPVALLSAERRGDLSEDVYRIKAGNSPDPSVELALTRLGIADQGQPLGVPVILLHGSFSNRRFWYSPKGVGLGAYLARAGFDVWIPEMRGHGLSPRNRAWQHNTVAAYARDDLPLIAAFVREQSGHAPHWVGHSLGGTTLAAALGGGFLAAEQVASVALFGTQISRVYWPLKVPPLAWGAKLLLKRWGQISGPRFKRGPEDEPIGLALESMRWHGLFGRFGDKQSDWWAGLAEVDVPLLAVAGAGDFQDPVWACRKLFEQLGGERKQFLRLGREEGFDAFGHVDMLVSKAAQVQVWPLVERWLRNPLLPVHESTVAVEPLPAS from the coding sequence ATGCAAAGCAGCAGCACTCTATTTCCCGTGGCCCTGCTCAGTGCCGAGCGGCGCGGCGACCTCAGCGAAGACGTGTACCGGATCAAGGCTGGCAACAGCCCTGACCCTAGCGTCGAGCTTGCCCTCACCCGTCTGGGCATTGCCGACCAGGGGCAGCCCTTGGGTGTGCCGGTCATTCTCCTGCACGGCAGTTTTTCCAATCGGCGTTTCTGGTATTCGCCCAAAGGGGTTGGCCTGGGCGCCTATCTGGCCCGTGCCGGTTTCGATGTGTGGATCCCGGAAATGCGCGGCCACGGCCTGTCGCCGCGTAACCGCGCCTGGCAGCACAACACCGTTGCCGCCTATGCCCGTGATGACCTGCCGCTGATTGCCGCGTTCGTGCGCGAGCAGTCGGGCCATGCGCCGCACTGGGTTGGCCACTCCCTCGGCGGCACTACCCTGGCGGCAGCCTTGGGCGGTGGTTTTCTGGCTGCCGAGCAGGTGGCCAGCGTGGCACTGTTCGGCACCCAGATCAGCCGCGTCTATTGGCCGTTGAAAGTGCCACCGCTGGCCTGGGGCGCGAAGCTGCTGCTCAAGCGCTGGGGGCAGATATCCGGGCCGCGCTTCAAGCGTGGGCCAGAGGATGAGCCGATCGGCCTGGCGCTGGAGAGCATGCGCTGGCACGGCCTGTTCGGGCGCTTTGGCGACAAGCAGAGCGACTGGTGGGCGGGGCTGGCAGAGGTGGATGTGCCGCTGCTGGCGGTGGCTGGCGCGGGGGACTTCCAGGACCCGGTATGGGCCTGCCGCAAGCTGTTCGAGCAACTGGGGGGTGAGCGCAAGCAGTTCCTGCGGCTGGGGCGTGAAGAAGGCTTCGATGCCTTCGGGCATGTCGACATGCTGGTGAGCAAGGCTGCGCAGGTGCAGGTGTGGCCGCTGGTGGAGCGCTGGTTGCGCAACCCGCTGTTGCCGGTGCATGAGTCCACTGTGGCTGTAGAGCCTTTGCCAGCCAGTTGA
- the cobA gene encoding uroporphyrinogen-III C-methyltransferase, translated as MNAKVWLVGAGPGDPELLTLKAVRALQQAAVVMIDDLVNPAVLEHCPQARVIAVGKRGGCRSTPQAFIQRLMLRHARQGRCVVRLKGGDPCIFGRGGEEALWLQGHGIEVELVNGITAGLAGATQCGISLTSRGVSRGVTLVTAHTQDDSELNWTALAQGGTTLVVYMGVARLEQVRQGLLAGGMAPGMPVAMIENASMPQQRECRSDVSGMVEDAQAFGLRSPAVLVIGEVVGQQMAQDLVAVAG; from the coding sequence ATGAATGCAAAAGTCTGGCTGGTGGGTGCTGGCCCTGGTGACCCTGAACTGCTCACCCTCAAGGCCGTGCGTGCCCTGCAGCAAGCCGCCGTGGTGATGATCGACGACTTGGTCAACCCGGCAGTACTGGAGCATTGCCCCCAGGCCCGGGTGATTGCCGTGGGCAAGCGCGGCGGCTGCCGCTCCACACCACAGGCGTTCATCCAGCGCCTGATGTTGCGCCATGCTCGACAAGGGCGTTGCGTGGTACGGCTCAAGGGCGGTGACCCGTGCATTTTTGGTCGCGGAGGTGAGGAGGCGCTATGGCTGCAGGGGCATGGCATCGAGGTGGAGCTGGTCAACGGCATCACGGCGGGCCTGGCAGGCGCCACGCAATGCGGCATTTCGCTGACTTCACGCGGTGTCAGCCGCGGGGTGACGCTGGTGACAGCGCACACCCAGGACGACAGCGAGCTGAACTGGACGGCTCTGGCACAGGGCGGGACGACGCTGGTGGTGTACATGGGGGTGGCGCGGCTGGAGCAGGTACGCCAGGGCTTGCTGGCGGGGGGCATGGCACCGGGCATGCCGGTGGCGATGATCGAGAATGCCTCGATGCCGCAACAGCGGGAGTGCAGGAGCGACGTATCGGGGATGGTTGAAGACGCGCAGGCGTTTGGCTTGCGTAGCCCAGCGGTGCTGGTGATCGGGGAGGTGGTTGGGCAGCAGATGGCTCAGGACCTGGTAGCAGTCGCCGGGTGA